Proteins from a genomic interval of Gossypium hirsutum isolate 1008001.06 chromosome A09, Gossypium_hirsutum_v2.1, whole genome shotgun sequence:
- the LOC107889578 gene encoding uncharacterized protein yields MSRPWLLVFLVFVIVFTSQFEWKQQFDEEIEPTSTVSVKDQYVSKRQESVKEKIILSQERNIQKLNELVKSLQEQLLRCKAENEVTNHSTFALTEHLTELEQQPMLDD; encoded by the exons ATGTCGAGACCTTGGCTTCTCGTTTTTCTAGTGTTCGTAATAGTATTCACTTCTCAGTTCGAATGGAAGCAGCAATTCGATGAAGAAATTGAACCAACCTCCACCGTTTCTGTCAAAGACCAATACGTTTCGAAACGCCAAGAATCAGTCAAAGAAAAG ATCATACTTTCTCAAGAAAGAAATATTCAGAAACTGAATGAGCTAGTAAAGAGTCTTCAGGAGCAGCTGCTACGGTGTAAGGCTGAAAATGAGGTTACCAATCACTCTACGTTTGCTTTAACTGAACATTTAACTGAGCTTGAACAGCAACCGATGTTGGATGACTAG